GATTTCTTGAGGATTAGTAGCTCGTCATGGGTTTGCATGGTTTGTTTGGTTAGCCTAATAAATTGTTTGTTGATTGTTTCAAAAGATTGGGTGCTGAGGATGGTGTCTGCCATTTGCAGTACTTGTACGAATCGTTTTACTGAGTTGGTGATGGATCGTTGGTCGGTGAGCCATTGTTTTATTTTAGGTTTAGAGTATGCCCAGAGGTCAATGGATGGGTCAAGTTGTCTTGCTAGTGATTCTAGGTGAAGCACTGTTTTTTGCAGGAGGAGGAGTTGGGGTTGGATGTTGATTTTATGTTTTTTGGCTGTGGAGAAGACCGAGAAAAGTATTTTGCCAAATGATATATCTTTTATTTCTTTATTATGGAGCATGGTGACGATCTCTTCTAGGTCTCTGATAAAGGAAGGTATGTCAGTTTCATCAGGAAGCCACTCTGAATCAATATGGAGTGAGGCTACCATTTCAAAATCTCGATCAAGGAGGGCAAAGATATTCTTGGCTAGGTAATATTTATCTCGTTTGCTAAGTCTACCGATGATGCCAAAGTCTAGTAAGATTAGTTGTGGTTGTGCTGGGTTTTGAATATCTATAAATATATTGCCTGGATGAATATCGGCATGAAAGTGTTCAAAGTAAAAAATCTGTTCAAAGAAAATATCTAGGATTAATTTTGCGATTTGTGTTCTGGAAATGTTTTTTGTGTCTAGGCGCTCAAGTTCGGTAAGCGATACTCCATGAAGCTCATCCATGACTAGTACGGTTTGATTGGAGAGTTCATAGTTGATGGTTGGTAAGATTACAGGACGGCTGGGTAGGTGTTGGTACTGCTGCTTAAATGAACGAATTGCTTTTGCCTCGTTGCGTAAGTCTAGTTCAGTGAAAAGTACTCTTTGCAGTTCCTTGAGAATATCTGGAATATTAAATCGTTTAAATGAAGGGTACATGGTAAGTATCAGAGACTGTATGTCTTGTAATAATTGTAAATCTCGTTTAATGAATTTTTCTATATTGGGGCGCACTACTTTTAATACCACAGGCTTGCCGTTGGTTAGTGTCGCACGATGTACTTGAGCGATTGATGCTGAAGCCATTGGTGTTGGTGAAATCGTAGTAATGACTGTGGTGTAATCACCATATGCAATAGTAAGTTGCTTATGGAGCTGTGCTTGGTTAAATGGCTCTACTTTGTCGCGCAGTCGTGATAAACAATCTACTACTTCTTTAGAGAACATATCTGTTCTGGTAGATAACAATTGCCCAAGTTTAATGTAGAGTGGCCCTAATGCTTCTAAAAACAATGGTATGCGAACTGTGAGTGGTAATCTTCTTGTCGTTGAAAACCAGGTTAGTGGATTACTGTAATAGAGAAAACCAAATCGCTTAAAAAATGGAATCTGATAGAGCAAGTCATCAATACCAAACCGATAGGAGTAATATATTATTCTCCATAATTGAACATAGCTTGACCACTTCATGGTAGATTTTGTTGTTCCAGCCGATCAACTTTATTTTTTAATGATTGAATGGCTTGATACAATGTATGTGCTTCTTGTTTAGTAGGTAAATTCGCAAGAGTAAAAAAGACATACCTCGTTAGGTCATCTATTCTCAATTGGTTATCTCGCTGTGCGTTTAAAAAAAATGAATTACAAGTATCAACTACTAGAGCCGATGCTGTTGTACCGATTACCTTGGCAAGTATCATAGATATGGTTGTGGCAAGATCAAAGGATAATTGTTGGAGCGAGTCGGCAAGTTTAATGTCCCCATTAATTTTAATCATACCCTTATCTATCATTACTTTTGGGCTGGC
This portion of the Candidatus Methylacidiphilales bacterium genome encodes:
- a CDS encoding AarF/UbiB family protein, with protein sequence MKWSSYVQLWRIIYYSYRFGIDDLLYQIPFFKRFGFLYYSNPLTWFSTTRRLPLTVRIPLFLEALGPLYIKLGQLLSTRTDMFSKEVVDCLSRLRDKVEPFNQAQLHKQLTIAYGDYTTVITTISPTPMASASIAQVHRATLTNGKPVVLKVVRPNIEKFIKRDLQLLQDIQSLILTMYPSFKRFNIPDILKELQRVLFTELDLRNEAKAIRSFKQQYQHLPSRPVILPTINYELSNQTVLVMDELHGVSLTELERLDTKNISRTQIAKLILDIFFEQIFYFEHFHADIHPGNIFIDIQNPAQPQLILLDFGIIGRLSKRDKYYLAKNIFALLDRDFEMVASLHIDSEWLPDETDIPSFIRDLEEIVTMLHNKEIKDISFGKILFSVFSTAKKHKINIQPQLLLLQKTVLHLESLARQLDPSIDLWAYSKPKIKQWLTDQRSITNSVKRFVQVLQMADTILSTQSFETINKQFIRLTKQTMQTHDELLILKKSQTRLTMLLIIATLLLGMIYFFRP